The following proteins are co-located in the Dyadobacter chenwenxiniae genome:
- a CDS encoding efflux transporter outer membrane subunit: MKKIGRGPCFALLLMAMLASCRVTKPYRQPETAVEGLYRGVKAADTTNIAHLSWREMFTDTVLQGLISKGINNNLDLKIAVTRIQSAEANLRQSKLALWPSLSVSPSFTLSKTSSAQLRSFNIQGDDSGGGGATTVIPTVKQYALTASTSWEADVWGKLRSTKRAYLAYFLQSEAYKRSVQTQLVADIATNYFALLAYDQQLRITQETIEIRRSDVQTMKELKQAARVTGADVVQSESNLYAAEVSLPDIRQNIRETENALSVLLAIPPDSIPRTRLDEQLRDGSLQTGIPAQLLANRPDVQQAEYSFRNAFELTNVARTYFYPSLSITGTGGFATANTLSNFFTGTFYGNLVAGLTQPIFSQGEIKRRLRTAEATQAEAYFTYQSTLLTAGQEVSNALYSHQMAVEKSMKRQQQLEALAKAVSYTKEFVRYTSNTNFTDVLTSEQNLLAAQLNGVDDTLQRLRSIVQLYRALGGGWR; this comes from the coding sequence ATGAAAAAAATAGGGAGAGGTCCGTGCTTTGCTTTATTACTGATGGCGATGCTTGCATCCTGTCGGGTAACAAAACCTTATCGACAACCTGAAACGGCGGTCGAAGGTCTTTACAGGGGCGTCAAGGCAGCCGACACGACCAACATCGCACATCTTTCCTGGCGGGAGATGTTTACCGATACCGTGCTGCAGGGACTAATCAGCAAGGGCATCAACAACAACCTGGACCTGAAAATCGCAGTTACGCGTATCCAGTCTGCGGAGGCCAACTTGCGCCAAAGTAAACTCGCATTATGGCCATCGCTGAGTGTGAGCCCTTCTTTCACGCTTTCCAAAACATCTTCTGCACAGTTGCGTTCTTTCAACATTCAAGGTGACGACTCCGGAGGTGGCGGTGCCACTACTGTCATTCCTACCGTCAAACAGTACGCGCTGACGGCCAGTACGAGTTGGGAGGCCGATGTTTGGGGCAAGCTGCGCAGCACCAAGAGGGCTTATCTGGCCTACTTCCTGCAAAGCGAAGCCTACAAACGATCCGTTCAGACGCAGCTCGTTGCTGACATTGCGACGAATTACTTCGCCTTGCTTGCCTACGACCAGCAACTGCGGATTACCCAGGAAACTATTGAGATCAGAAGATCAGATGTGCAGACAATGAAGGAGCTTAAACAGGCGGCCCGAGTAACAGGTGCAGATGTCGTACAAAGTGAATCCAACCTGTACGCTGCCGAAGTTTCCCTTCCCGATATCAGGCAAAATATCCGGGAAACCGAAAACGCACTCAGCGTGCTGCTGGCTATCCCGCCGGACAGCATCCCGCGTACGCGGCTCGATGAACAACTGCGCGATGGCTCATTGCAGACGGGCATTCCGGCACAGTTACTTGCAAACAGGCCAGATGTGCAGCAGGCAGAGTATTCATTTCGCAATGCATTTGAGCTAACTAATGTGGCCCGTACTTACTTCTACCCCTCACTGAGCATTACCGGCACCGGGGGCTTTGCTACCGCTAATACACTCTCTAATTTCTTTACAGGAACATTCTATGGCAACTTGGTTGCCGGACTGACGCAGCCCATTTTCAGTCAGGGCGAAATCAAGCGGAGGCTCAGGACAGCAGAGGCAACACAGGCAGAAGCCTATTTTACTTATCAATCGACCTTATTGACTGCGGGGCAGGAAGTTTCAAACGCGCTTTATTCACATCAGATGGCGGTTGAAAAATCAATGAAGCGTCAGCAGCAACTGGAGGCACTGGCAAAGGCCGTATCCTATACAAAGGAATTTGTCCGCTATACATCCAATACCAATTTTACAGATGTGCTGACCTCTGAGCAAAACCTGCTTGCAGCCCAGCTCAACGGTGTGGATGATACGCTGCAGCGGTTGCGAAGCATTGTTCAGCTCTACCGCGCTCTGGGCGGCGGCTGGCGTTAA
- a CDS encoding acyl carrier protein: MKEQLRALLAINSGLPFNAITNNAHLSKDLGFDSLDIVDLVIQMEDMFCITIPDDEYHELQTVGQFSDYILRKKASKLTIRSPYKKAARA; the protein is encoded by the coding sequence ATGAAAGAGCAACTAAGGGCCTTACTGGCCATTAATTCCGGCTTACCTTTCAATGCGATTACCAACAATGCACATCTTTCGAAAGATCTCGGTTTTGACAGCCTTGATATCGTGGATCTGGTGATTCAAATGGAGGATATGTTTTGTATTACGATACCCGATGACGAATACCATGAACTCCAAACGGTAGGCCAATTCAGCGATTATATTCTCCGAAAAAAGGCTTCAAAACTTACCATCCGGTCACCCTACAAAAAGGCCGCAAGAGCCTGA